The following coding sequences lie in one Myxococcus xanthus genomic window:
- a CDS encoding DUF2378 family protein, giving the protein MADELLIFEQTIEALFLRALHGRLTPECKARLRQAGLDVDQKLRPAYTFDAWMTFLRITSEELFPQLSLEQGTWKLGEAYIEGFRETMLGRAVLSLLRVLGPRRTLMRATQNFRAGNNYTESKLRELGPTQFELWMNEVGPYPAFTAGIIHAGLRVAGAQDIVIEMSGYDGHACVYRINWNEASVSSGVAGSGDSKAARRSGSISSL; this is encoded by the coding sequence ATGGCCGACGAGCTTCTCATTTTCGAGCAGACCATCGAAGCCCTGTTCCTGCGGGCACTGCACGGGCGCCTGACGCCTGAGTGCAAGGCACGCCTGCGTCAGGCAGGGCTCGATGTGGACCAGAAGCTCCGGCCAGCCTACACCTTCGATGCGTGGATGACGTTCCTTCGCATCACGTCGGAGGAGCTCTTTCCCCAACTCTCGCTCGAGCAGGGAACCTGGAAGCTGGGTGAGGCCTATATCGAAGGCTTCCGCGAGACGATGCTGGGACGCGCCGTCCTCTCATTGCTTCGCGTGCTGGGGCCCCGCAGGACGCTGATGCGGGCCACGCAGAACTTCCGGGCTGGCAACAACTACACGGAATCCAAGCTGCGTGAGCTGGGGCCCACCCAGTTCGAGCTCTGGATGAACGAGGTAGGCCCCTACCCTGCCTTCACCGCGGGCATCATCCACGCGGGGCTGCGGGTGGCCGGTGCGCAGGACATCGTCATCGAGATGTCCGGCTACGACGGCCACGCCTGCGTCTACCGAATCAACTGGAACGAGGCCTCGGTCTCTTCCGGCGTGGCGGGCAGCGGAGACTCCAAGGCCGCCAGGAGGTCGGGGTCCATCAGCTCCCTGTAG